ATTTGATATTCCCCCTAATAACAATCACTGAGGTTAAAGAGAGGGAAAAATTGTTGAAGGAGATTTATGGATCAATGATAGGTCAAAATAACCAAGAGAGTAACTATTATGATGCTGAGTTTATCAGAAAATTCATTGTTTATGCGAGAAAAACCGTGAACCCTGTTTTGAGTGAAGAAACGTTCAAAAAACTATTGGAGTATGATAAAACTCTGTTTAAGAGGCTTAAAAAGGTGGGTGGTAGTTTAAAGCTCCCGATAAGTTTCCGACAGTTCGAATCTCTCATTAGGCTGAGTTTAGCTCATGCGAGACTGAACTTAAGGGAGAAAACTACTGAGGAGGATGCTAAAGCGGCAATTGAACTTTATGAATGGTGTTTCAGGAGACTAGTACCAGAAGAAGAGCTTGATGTGCTTGTCATCACACATGGGAAGAGTACAGAGATGTTGGCCTTGGAGAATAAAGTAATGGAGCTGGTGAAGCTTCTCGACACTGGAGAAGGAGTTCGAGAAGACGAGGTAGTTGAGGAGATTGTGAGAGAAACTTCTGAATTCTCGAAGAGGGAAATCAAGGATGTCTTTGACAGATTGCATAGTGAGGGGAAGCTAAGCTTTTTGGGATTTAGGGGCAGTGTACGGTGGTGGAAAGCGAGAGAATAACACCTATTCCTCTTTAAAGGTTCCATTTTATTCCGTAACGAGCCAGTAACTTGAATAGTGTACTTAAAATGGCTTTCTCTGGAAGAGGGGAATTGAGACTGAACTGTAAACCAAGAACTTCCAGGGCTTCTTTTTGCTGCGAAAAATTAATCAAATTAAGAAAGCTAACTTGGAGATATGAAGTTGATTAACAAAAAAGAGATCCCAGCTGATTTAGCAATAAAAGAAGTCATTAACGACTTATTGAAGGTCTTTCTTATGAATCCCTACATAAAACGACCTCACATTTTGGTAAGAGGAAGAGAAAAGCTATTTATTCTTGACAGGACTTGGTATGTTCTCCAAGAGGTCGTCGAAATTCTTGCCAACAAACGGATCCAAATTAAAGAATATTATGGGGAAGTTAATGAAATTCCAGGGTTGAACGATAAATATGAGAGTTTTAAGGTTTCTGGAAACGAAGCGAGAAAATTCAGTCAAAGAGAACTCGAAAAGCTATTTAAAGAGTGTTTAAAATCCAACGGAGCCATAATTAGCTTAAAAACTGAAGAGCAAGAGGCCATTATCTTCATTCCCATTCGAAAAGACTTGGAATGGATTTAAATTTAATTCGCAAGATTAAATATTATCATACAAGCCACAACATAATGCCCGTGTGGCTCTTTTTTTAACAACTTGGAGGAGGTGATAGGAGCTTTTGGAAGACCTTCTTAAAGATAAAGGAGTTTTGCTCTTTGCAAGCGACCCAAAAGCCTTCGAAACAGTGCTAAAGTATGCAAGAAGCGCAGAAGAGGAAGTGCTGAACCTCAAAAGACTGCTCGGCTTTGCTTTCAAGGAGGAGCTTGAGAAAATTCCCGAAAAAGCCGTTAAAGTCCTTGCAAAGCAGGGCGCCCACATAAGGCAGGTTTACGCCCTCGAAATGGGCGAAAACTACTTGGTTGAGACTTTCAAAGACGTCACGGAGCTCACAATTGTAGTTGGACTAAAAAGAGACGCGGACGTTGCAGACCTCATGAACACACTCCCAATAAGAGTGCTGAAGTTGATCGGCTATGGTATCGAAAGGATCGAGAAAACCGATAATGAAATTGAAATTGTATGCAGGAAGGGCAGGATAGTCTTAAGCGGTGGAATAATGCTCCACGGCTGGATCAAAGGATTTGAAGGGTTCATCTTCTGGTCCGAAAAGTTCGAGTGACTCTCTTTTTCTTTTTTTATTTTTTAGCAATGCGTTCAAAATCACGCATTCAAGGAGAAAATTTAAAAAAAGCCAGTAGTAACATGAAATGGGGAAATAAAGTGGAAGCAAATTTCATTCAAATCACATTAATATCACTTTCAATCCTATTATCCCTCACACTCACGGGTATTCTTCTTCATGCTTACTTTAAAAAAGCAAAAAACCGAGTGCTTCTCTTTTTATCGGCTGGAATCCTCATGCACGCAGTCACGTCAGCGGCTTACTACATGAGAGAACTCTGGCTGGGAATCCTCTCATACGCACTCTTCACAACCCTAATCCTCCACGCAACCGCAGAATACTTGAAAACAAAAGGCAAAACACCTTCCTGCGAACTTTTTGCCTTAATAATTCCCCTCTTTGCAATTTACTTCATCATCTTCACCCGAATGTTCCCAAACGACAATTATTTACTCTCTCACGCGGTCTTCGGCTTCTTCGGCTTCATACTCCTCGCAATAAGCGTAAACTTCATGAAATTAAGGGAGATTGACAAACACCACGCCTACCTCGGCATTGGTGCAGCGGGCATGGGAGGTTTGATGATAATCCACCCACTCCTCTTCCTCCCAAGCTTCCAAAAACCCGCAATTTTTGTTTCTTGGTCAATCACATACGCTGCTTTTGGAATTCTTCTCGTATCTTCCATTTTTAATCTCGTCCTCACCAAACACTTCCTCCTCCCCGAAAACTCGCTACCAGTTATTGAGCTTAAACGCCAAATCCAGTTAATCACTCCCCCACAATACGAGACAATAAAAGAAAACCTCAAAGATTTCCCAGTTCTCGCATTTGTGCGGAGCTTGGATGTTCCCGAGAAGTGGATTGCTCATTATGTGAGCACGACTCCTGCGGAGGGAAGCATTCCTCCAACTAACCTTGCCTACATGGCGCAATTAGCAAGCGATTATTTCCGAAGCCTTCAAGAAAAGGGGAGTGGTGGTGGTGTGGTCCTCATTGATTGTCCCGAGTACTTGGCAATTTACAATGGTTTTGAGGCTCTTGTGAAGTTCCTCGCATCGCTAAGAGACATGGCATTAATTTATGGTGGAAACCTGCTCGTGGTTGTGGAAGAGAATGCTTTCGAACCCCAACAAGCCAAAGTATTAAAGAGAGTCCTGGGAACCTAAAAATGCAAACTCACAGGATTATTTCTTTTCCCGTCAGCTCGTTGTTGATGGATTTCACAACTGCTAGCCTAATCTTGCCTTCCGTTCTTTTCACTCGGAATACTGTGGTTGCAAGCTCTTCGAGGAACGGCAGGGGATTGAATTCGGGTCCCTCCAAAATGTCCTTATTTACAAAGTGAAACGCGATCCTTCTTTTGTCTCCCAGGTGAGAAAGAACTGCATTTATCGAGATTAGCAGATCCCTTTTTGAGTCTGTGAGGAATAATGTTTTTTCAAACCCTAAAACTGGGTTTACAACTTTCCCCTGCTCAAAAAAAGAATTGGCAACTTTTGCATACTCTCTTTCTTGAATCAAAGGCTCCTTCAGGGGGACTCTCCCTACAACATTTCCCACATTCCTCACTCCACCCAATTTGATGACTAAAACATTGTTCAAAATCTCGGTGTCAATGCCTCCAAGCTCCATGTGCTGAGCGTAAATGTAAAGCGTGTCCAGAACATCATCAATGAGCACGGGGTAGTTCTTCTCCCCAGCCCAACTTACAATGGCAGCTAACAGGTTTACAGGGGTGGTAAGGGAGTTATGCTCAATGAGCGCTGTCTCGCCAAACTTTAACTTATCAAGCAATGAGGCTAATGTCTCCACTGCCATCACCTTATTTACAAGACATAGTTTAAACAAATATTTAAGATTTTTGTTCATAATCCTGATAAAACTCTCAAAAATTAGTATTCCATCATAGCTTTTGTTTTTTGGACATTTTCTTAGTGGGAGTTGCTTTAATTCTTCTGAAAGCTTGTCCTTCATAGTGAGACTGAAGTCCAACTTTCAGCTATCTTTAATATGTAAGAATGTTTGATATTGTTGATGGGTGGTACTCGTGAAGTTGGATGACTATTACCTAATTTACGACGTCCGCGGGGATGCCCAAAAATCCAGGGAGTACATAAAAGTTAGGGTTTACAGTACAGAGGAATTAAAGAGATTGGTCAAAAGAAGGAAGATGGAGAGCGTACAGGATTATTACGGGGCACAGCTTATTGTTTTCCGCTTAACCCAGCTTCTTGCAAACAAAAAACGCTGTGGTGATGCAATGTTTCTGGTCAATGCGAACTATTGTAGGGAGGTCGGAGTGTTCACAAATGGAAGGAACTTTATCGTGGCAGTTCCAATTTTTGAGGGGAGGGAGGTTAAAAAGACTCTCATACAGCTTTTGGAGTTTGTTTAAGTGACAAAAAATAACGCATTTTCAATGGCCACCCGACTAATCTCGAATTTCCTTACGAAGTTTGAACATTTATGAGCAAAGTGAGCTGGGGCAGGAAGAGATATCACGGCATCCAAGTATGTGGTGTAATTAAGTCTTTGCAAATAAATCAAATAATGGAGAAGATTCCTAGGAAGAGTCTCAGGACCTTTGATGTAACCGTCCTTTGAGTAGTAATATCCTCTCACTGTGTATGGCCTTGCGTAAGATGTACCTTTTTGAGTATTCATTCCTTTATGACCTAAGACGACATACTGGGTAAGATTGCCAGAAGGTAGGGAGGTGTAACTAGGGAGAAACTTTTTATGTTTCCATATTCGTATTCCTGTATCCTTTATTATTTCAACCCCATTAAGTGTTACACCTGATTTTCCAAATTCCTCAAATATCCCTGATTCGAGGATTGTTGAGAGATCTTCTCTCTCAGAAATAGTAAAGAACCCATCTCTTGCCAGAAGAATACCAATTTCTTCAGAATTCCTATTTTTTAGTTCTTTTTTGACCTGAGGAGCACTAAATAACTCTTGAAAGACTTCAAATAGGTTTACAGTTTCTTTATTGTTTGTGTTTTGAGAAATCGCAAATCCTCCTTTGGGAATGCCATTCGGAGTCATTAATACCACACTAGCAGCTACTCCTCTTTGGGTTGCTTCATACTGCCTTGTTACATCAATGCCCAAAATAAGGTCATACTTTGGAGATATTACTTCAGGATTTAAGGAATACATGTAAACTCCTAGCTTTGGTGCAGTTTGAAGAAGAGCTGAATAGCTCTTGTAATTATCATCCAACCCACTTTCGTTTATTCCTTGAATTGCAACTCTTAAGTTAGGCTTTTTAAGGAGATACGACCTCATTTTATGAAATTTTACAATGTTTTTATCTTTAGGTAAGAGTGTTAAAAGCAAAAATGTATCACTTTGATCCTTCTTCATACTTTCAAAATCTTCAATAATTTTTTCTGAATACTTATCAAGAGCCGAAGTTGTCTGTAGTTCCTTCCATACTCCTTTTTCCAAGGGCCTGTCAACTATTTCAGCACCATTTGTGAATGCTTTTCCATAAACACCCTCCTTCAAGCTCAAAACACGTTTGTAAAATATTGATCGTTTGAGTTTTCTTTCCAAATGCTCGGGGTAATAAATGAGAATCTTTAAACTTCCTTTGTGATTTACAAAAGGAATAAGATCTTCCCTAAATGTCCCTTTAGTTAAAAGCAATCCTCTTACACCCCAGCCAAATATGGGGCCTTTTTCTGTTTGTGCCATAAGGATATTTTTGATCTCTGGCAGTCTCATCACATGAGGAGACGTGCTTTTGAACTTCAAGACAAATTCTGCTTTTTTCACAGCATTAGCGTAATTTTTCACAACATCTTCTTCTTGTTTATTAAATAAAATTGACTCAAGTTTCGGGTCAATTATTAATTCGCTATTTAATTCGGTAAAAATAAACAAATCTTGCAAGTATGAAGAAAATCTTGCTTGGTATTTACTGAAACTACTTCTGGAATACTTGCTTTTTGGCACTGCTAGTATCACATACTTTGCGTCCAAGGGGCTTTTAGCAGGATTTAAAGATTTTATTGATTCCTCAATTCTTAAATAGGCATTTCTTTCTTTGATTCTGGTGGAATTTTTCAGTTGGAGTAAGAAGTCATAAGCTTCTTTGTCTTTTAAGATTTTAACAATGTATGAAAAAACGTTATTGCTCTTAATTTTAGGGCTTTTTATTTTTATTTCCTCTTCATTTTGAACATGCTCTTCAATCAGCGCCATAACTTGGTCAAGGCTTTTTTCTGGTAGTTCCCATAATTTTAGTGTTTCAGTTTCTGAAGAATATTTAATGGCAACATAAACAGTTTTTTCATTAAATCCAACAACTTTTATTTGTGGAGTTTTTATTCTTCTTATTCGCACTCCAATATCAGGATTTTCAAGAAAACCCTGTATTTTAGCAGAGTCCACGTAAACTTTGAGCTTCTTTCCAAGTATTTTCTTCACATAAGCAGACATTAGCGAGATGGCAGTTTTTTGAGGATATTTCGATATTTTAACAGGCAAAAGTGACATTGGTTGAAAATCCTTAATCCTTGCTAAAAAGTTTAGCTTATCATAAAAGAAATAATAGTAGTACTCTCCATCTGAATACTTTATCAGGAGCTTTTTGTTCAATTCGTCTTTTAATTCTTCAGGAAGATGTTCATAAGCTTCTTTTTTGCTTGAATATGGATAAACTTCAAGTTGTAGGATTTCATGGCTTATGTCTTCGGGAAGCTCCAATACATTCCATCCGTCCCATCGAAACCAGAAATTTGTATCCATCTTCATCTCGTTGCCCTCATTTAATTCCTGGTAAAGGAGAAGTACTTAAGTTTTTTCTTTCGTTAATTACTGGAATACTACTATTTCGTTAATGATTATTCATAAGTTTTTTCAGAAATTATTTAAGTTTCCAGAATGAATTACGATGTGAGGTGCTTCGATGAGTCGGGACGTGAATACGTATTTGAATACGTATTCTGTACACAGAAGAACATTGAAGCGGAAAGTAACTCTTTCTGTTCGTGCCGATTTGGTGGAAATGGCGAAGGAGAAGGGTATTAACATGTCCAAACTGCTTGAAGAGGCGTTAAAAGAGGAGTTGGGGGTCTGGAGCCTTGGATTTGGTAGCCCCGCGGGGATTCGAACCCCGGTCGCGGGATCCAGAGTCCCGCATGCTTGGCCGCTACACCACGGGGCTACGCCCGATGTTAAATTAAGCAGGGTATTTATAAATCTTACCCACTTAATAACTTTTCAGAACCATTTTATTGCCATTTACATGTAAATTTTTCATAGAAATGTTTTTATTTTTGCCATTTAAGTGTACATAGGTGATAAAGTGAAAGTCGTATGTCCTTATTGCGGTTTTGGATGCAAGCTCATCATCGACCCTCAGACATTAACAGTTAGGCCCTACAAGGGAGAACCAAACAAAGGAAGAATATGCCCCAAAGGTCTCTACGCTATGGAATTCGCCCTCTCAAAGGATAGGATCAAAAAGCCTCTGAAACGAGAAAAAAATACCTTAAAGCCTATAACTTGGGGGCAAGCGATCGATGAAATCTCTCATAAACTCCTTGAGATAAGAGAGTTCTATGGCCCCGATGCTGTTGCTTTCATAGCTTCCTCAAAGACTAGCAACGAAGAAAACTATCTTCTACAAAAAATAGCGAGGCTCTTTGGAACCAATAACATAGACAACTGTGCCAGGCTTTGCCATGAAGCCAGTGTTCATGCACTTAAAATGACACTCGGAACAGGAACCCAAACAAACCCATATGAAGACTTGGAAAAATTTGGGGTCATAGTTATCTGGGGTTACAATCCTGCAGAGACACATCCGGTAGTTTTGGACTACATAAAGAATGCTAAGAAAAAAGGTGCAAGGATAATTGTCATCGATGTTCGTGAGACCCTCACAATGCGTTTTGCGGATTACAAACTTATAATAAAGCCTGGAACCGATGTAGTCCTTGCCAATTCTATTATGCACGTTATAATTAAAGAAGAGCTCTACAACGAAGATTTCATCAAAAAAAGAACAACAGGATTTTCAGAGATTAGAATGGCCACTATGAAATACACCCCCGAATACGCAGAAAGAGTTACTGGAATTCCTGCCTCCCTTATACGAGAAGTTGCAAGAGAGTTTGCCCTAGCAGGCAGTGGAGCAATTATGTGGGGGATGGGGGTAACACAACATGTCTCTGGGGTCGAAAACGTTCTAGCAATAGTAGACCTTGCCCTCCTCTTAGGCTACATAGGTGAGAGAGGGGGCTTATATCCAATGCGAGGGCAGAACAACGTTCAAGGAGCAGCATATATGGGGGCTCTTAGCGAGTTCTTGCCCGGTTATATTCCACTCGATGATGAAAAGTTCAGAAAAAGGGTTGCTTCTCTTTGGGGCGTCAACGACCTTCCAACAGAAAGAGGGTTATACCTTACGGAACTCTGGGATGCAATTGAACGGGGAGATTTAATGGCTCTTTACATTGTTGGAGAGAACCCAGCCGTTAGTGAAGCCAACTTCGCTCGGGTTAGGAAGGCCCTTAAAAAGCTAGACTTATTAGTTGTGCAGGATTTGTTTATGACACAAACAGCCCGTTATGCTCATTATCTCCTCCCTGCCTCGAGTTTCTGTGAAAAGGAAGGCTCGTATATGAACAGTGAACGTAGAATTCAATGGAGTGAAAAAGTCATGGAACCCTTGGGAGACTCCAAACCAGATTGGGAGATATTCACAATGCTTGGAAAAGCTTTGGGCTTGCCTGGGTTCAACTATTCCTCTGTAGAGGAAATAACAGAAGAATATTTTCGTTTGTTTCCTGAACTTGAGGAAAGAGATATAAAAGAACTTAAAGAGAGCGATGGAATATTCCTCCCAAAGAAAAGACTTCACACATGGGAATTCGCAATGCCCGATGGGAAAGCCCGATTCGTTGCTGTGGAACGGATTTTTCCATGGGAAAATACCAACAACGATTATCCCTTTGCTCTAACAACAATTAGGCTCGTAAATAACTACAACACTGGGGAGATAGCACTGAGAAGTCCTTCGCTGGTCAAACTTATGGGAGAACCAAAAGCCGTGATAAGCGAGAATGACGCAAGAAGACTGAGAATAAAGGCAGGTGATCTAATAGAAATTGCAACAAGACGTGGGAAAATTAGAATAAAGGCTGAAATTGGAAAAATTAGGGAAGGAGTTATAGCAATTCCCTTTCACTTTAAAGCAAATAAAATCACCAACAGTGCTCTTAACAAAGCAGGAACACCGGAATTTAAATTTTCAGCTGCAAGAATAAGAAAACTTAAAACCGAAAGGCCCACTCAGGATAATTACCCGTAAGGCATGCTAGGCAGAGATCTCTTTTTCCTACAGCTTTTTTTAGACCCTCAACAGTAAGATAAGACAAACTATCCGCCCCAATTACTTTTCTAACCTTCTCTATGCCCCCAAAAGCTGCTATCAACTCATGTCTGGTTGGAATGTCTATTCCCATATAGCAAGGATGTTTTATTGGAGGGGAGGCTATTCTTACATGCACTTCTTTTGCACCGGCATTTCGTAACATCGCTACTATCCTTTTCATCGTAGTACCCCTCACTATGGAATCATCTACAAGAACAACACACTTTCCATCAATGATATCTCTAACAGGAGAAAGTTTGAGCTTTACTTTTAACTCCCTGTAGAATTGACCAGGCATTATAAAGGTCCTCCCAATATAACGGTTCTTTATTAAACCTTCAGCATATGGAATCCCGCTCACCTGGGAAAAGCCTAATGCAGCTGCTCTTCCGGAATCTGGCACTGGAATGACAACGTCAGCACTTGCAGGACTCTCACGTGCAAGTTCCTGCCCCATCTTAACCCTTGCTTTATAAACACTCACTCCATCAAGAACACTATCTGGCCTCGCAAAGTAGATGTACTCAAAAACACAATGATAATGGCTCTCATTAACTAAAACTTTACTCTCAACACCTTCAGAAATCAAAAACACCTCCCCAGGCTTTACATCCCTAATTTCATCTACAAAAAGCCTCAACGCAGAATCTTCAGAAGCAAAATAGTGACCATCCCCTATGCCATAGCTGAGGGGTCTAAAGCCAAGGGGATCTCTGGCAACCAGTATCTTTCCATCAAAAAGAAAAGCTACAGAGTAGGCCCCTTTAACCTCATTAAAAACTGCTTTCATGGCTTCGAATTCGTCACCAGTTTCCTTCAGGTGCCAGAGAAAAGATATTCCTAAAAGCTCCGAATCAACAGAATGTCTAAACTTTACTCCCCTCTTTTCATATTCCCCCTTCAAAGGTATGAAATTTGTGAGAGTCCCATTGTGTGCCACAGCGATTTCTTTTCCACAACAAAAAGTTTGTAAGGGTTGAGTCTCATTAAGAGAACCTGATGTTGAGTAGCGAACATGAGCTATGGCCATGTTTGACCTAAGCCTCGCAAGCTCACTGCCCCGAAAAACCTCTGAAACTAATCCTCTACCAGATAGGGTTCTTATTTTATGTTTCCATATACTTATTCCAGCACTTTCTTGCCCCCTATGCTGAAGAGCCATGAGAGCATAATACGCTTTTCTAGAAGCGTTCTCTGCCTTGGCTGCAAAGATTCCGCATTTTTCTCTCATAACCTTCCCCCGCGAATCCTTGACTTTTAAATGTTAATTAATCACAAATACTTCAACGTAACTTACCATTCTTAACTTAAAAACTTTGCCCAGATATTAACATAAAAATGACAAAATAAAACTTAAATATTCTAAAATTTCACATAAATATGGTGATACAAATGGAAGTTTATGAAGGAAAAGCGAAGAAAATGATCCCCATGGATGATGGAAAGATGATAATGGAGTTCAAGGACGATGCTACAGCTTTTAATGGAGAAAAAAAGGCACAATTCAAGGGCAAAGGATGGCTTAACGCTCAAATAAGTGCTCTCCTTTTCAAGATCTTGGAAGAGAAGGGCATTAAAAGTCATTTCATAGGTGTTGCCGGCGACAACAGGCTTATCGTAGAAAAGCTTCAAATGTTTCCCGTTGAAGTTGTTGTTAGGAATGTAGTTGCTGGGAGTTTGAAAAAGAGAATCCCCCTAGGAGAGGGCTCCGAACTTCCAGAGCCAATAATAGAATTCTACCACAAAAACGATGCCCTTGGAGATCCAATGATAAACTATTATCACGCAAAAATTCTCGGTATAGATGAAAAAGAAATTAAAGAGATGGAAAAGATAGCACTCAAAGTTAACGAGATCTTACAAGAATATTTCAAAGAAAAAGGAATTTTACTTGTCGACTTCAAGCTCGAATTTGGTAAAAACGAGAAAGGCGAGATAATCCTTGGAGATGAGATAAGCCCAGATACCTGCCGCTTCTGGGATGCAAAGACAAAAGAAAGTTTGGACAAAGATGTGTTCCGTTTTAACAAAGGAGATTTGATTTCAGCTTATGAGGAAATTTATAAGCGTCTCACATCTTGAAGTTTTCTCTGCCTACTTTTTATTTTAGCTTTACAGACAAAAGAAGAGCTTATTCTCCAATATAATAAAAAGAAAAAGCACTCAAGTGGAGTCCCGATAAATCTCTTGAGTGTCAGAATCACCATAGATTTCTTGCGGCGCGACGCCCCAGAAATATTCAAATGAAAATCCTGGATGTGCATCTATATCGATTCCTACAACTTTGTATGCTGCCCATACAAGTTCGGAGCAATAGTAACTGGGTCCATAAACCTGCTTAGTCCAAAGCGCAAAATCATATGGCTTCCCAAGTTGAGCGAGAGCAAATCTAACAGCTCCCCTTTTTTGAGTTTCTGAGGCTGAAACTCTTAGTATCGCCACATCGTCGTACCTTGCCATGTAATCTGAGAGCTTTGTTATTCTCACTCCCGTGAACCACGCCTCAACAACAAACCACTCTCCATTCTTTTCATAGGCCACCATAGCATTGTGAGTCCAATATCCGGGAATTAAAGGGTCACTGTCTGGGCTATGGCCAATGAGCACATCCCCAATCTCTATATCAGCGGGCATTGGATGCTCGTAACTCCCATTCCCTCCAAATGCAAAAGCTGAGCCAGACATAGCAATAAAAACAAATAACACAAAAATAATCTGCACTTTCATGTTCATACCCCCTCAAATTATGACATTAAATCTTTGACTTTAAACAATAAAAAGCTTTGTATTATCTAGAAAAACATTGGGAAATATCAACAATTCTTAAAAATTTGTTATAAATTGTAAACTAAATAAGAAACTGAAATTAAAGCCCCACCCCATAATTCTCTACGACAATTCCTGGCCTTTCTGTCACAACTCCCAAGTCAAAGCTCTCAAAGTACTTGTTTAGGATATCCAATGCTGTATCCCTCTCCGATTGAGGAACGACCACTACCACACCTATTCCCATGTTAAAAACTCTAAACATCTCATCTAACGGAACCCCATTGTCATAAATTAGCCTGAAAATTCCGCTAATTGGAGGCATCTTTAGAGAAAACCCATAAGTTGTAAGGCGCTTGAGGTTCAGCAGTCCCCCTCCAGTAATGTGAGCCAATCCATGAACCTCTACTTTTTTGAGGAGGTCGAGGATTGGTTTAACATAGATCCTCGTAGGTTCAAGTAAATGTTCCCAAAGCTTTTTGCCCTCAAATTCATATTCAAGCCCATATTTGGGAATCAAGAGCTTTCTTGCAAGAGTTAAACCATTAGAATGGATCCCTGAGCTCGAGATCCCTATAACTGCATCTCCAGGCTGTATCTCCTTTCCAGTTATCACCGTATTCTTTTCAACAACTCCAATGGCCGTTCCAGCAAGGTCAAAGCCATTCACAAGCTCTGGTAAGACTGCAGTTTCGCCACCAACTATAGCTATCCCCGACTGTTTTGCTCCCTCATAGAGGCCTTTTGCTATCTCCTGAAAAATTTCCTCATTTGGTTCCTTAACTGCAAGATAGTCCACCAAAGCCACTGGCTCTGCTCCAACACATATCAAATCATTCACATTCATCGCTACCATGTCGATTCCAATGGTATCATATTTCCCAACTGCCTCTGCAACTAAGGTTTTAGTTCCAACTCCATCCGTTGTCATCGCAAGGTAAAAGTCTCCAAAGTCCATCAACGCAGCATAATGGCCTATATTCCCTTTAGGTTCCCCCATTTTTCCCTTCCTAAACTCAAAAGTTGCTTTTGCAAGGGAAATGATTCCTTTTAAGGCTTTTTGAGTCTTTTCATCGTCAACACCAGCTTGCGCATAAGTCAACATGATTATCACCGGAAGGTGTTCGAGAGAAGGCTTTAAAAGTTTTATCATTTTTATGTTCAAAAACTCTTAAATATCCCCAAAGTTTTAACATACAAACGTCAATAAATTTAGGTGATACCCATGATAAGCATTAGAGATGAAATTGGAACTCCCCTAACTGATTCTGCTGTTAAAATTCTCCTTCTTGGGAGTGGCGAACTTGGAAAAGAGATAACCATAGAGGCCCAGAGATTAGGGGTCGAAGTAATCGCAGTCGATAGATATCCAAATGCCCCTGCCATGCAAGTTGCCCATAAAAGCTACGTGGGCAATATGAAAGATAAGGACTTCCTCTGGAGCATTGTGGAAAGAGAAAAACCTGACGCAATA
This genomic window from Thermococcus alcaliphilus contains:
- a CDS encoding DUF835 domain-containing protein codes for the protein MLLFLSAGILMHAVTSAAYYMRELWLGILSYALFTTLILHATAEYLKTKGKTPSCELFALIIPLFAIYFIIFTRMFPNDNYLLSHAVFGFFGFILLAISVNFMKLREIDKHHAYLGIGAAGMGGLMIIHPLLFLPSFQKPAIFVSWSITYAAFGILLVSSIFNLVLTKHFLLPENSLPVIELKRQIQLITPPQYETIKENLKDFPVLAFVRSLDVPEKWIAHYVSTTPAEGSIPPTNLAYMAQLASDYFRSLQEKGSGGGVVLIDCPEYLAIYNGFEALVKFLASLRDMALIYGGNLLVVVEENAFEPQQAKVLKRVLGT
- a CDS encoding DUF257 family protein, with translation MAVETLASLLDKLKFGETALIEHNSLTTPVNLLAAIVSWAGEKNYPVLIDDVLDTLYIYAQHMELGGIDTEILNNVLVIKLGGVRNVGNVVGRVPLKEPLIQEREYAKVANSFFEQGKVVNPVLGFEKTLFLTDSKRDLLISINAVLSHLGDKRRIAFHFVNKDILEGPEFNPLPFLEELATTVFRVKRTEGKIRLAVVKSINNELTGKEIIL
- a CDS encoding Piwi domain-containing protein, whose protein sequence is MKMDTNFWFRWDGWNVLELPEDISHEILQLEVYPYSSKKEAYEHLPEELKDELNKKLLIKYSDGEYYYYFFYDKLNFLARIKDFQPMSLLPVKISKYPQKTAISLMSAYVKKILGKKLKVYVDSAKIQGFLENPDIGVRIRRIKTPQIKVVGFNEKTVYVAIKYSSETETLKLWELPEKSLDQVMALIEEHVQNEEEIKIKSPKIKSNNVFSYIVKILKDKEAYDFLLQLKNSTRIKERNAYLRIEESIKSLNPAKSPLDAKYVILAVPKSKYSRSSFSKYQARFSSYLQDLFIFTELNSELIIDPKLESILFNKQEEDVVKNYANAVKKAEFVLKFKSTSPHVMRLPEIKNILMAQTEKGPIFGWGVRGLLLTKGTFREDLIPFVNHKGSLKILIYYPEHLERKLKRSIFYKRVLSLKEGVYGKAFTNGAEIVDRPLEKGVWKELQTTSALDKYSEKIIEDFESMKKDQSDTFLLLTLLPKDKNIVKFHKMRSYLLKKPNLRVAIQGINESGLDDNYKSYSALLQTAPKLGVYMYSLNPEVISPKYDLILGIDVTRQYEATQRGVAASVVLMTPNGIPKGGFAISQNTNNKETVNLFEVFQELFSAPQVKKELKNRNSEEIGILLARDGFFTISEREDLSTILESGIFEEFGKSGVTLNGVEIIKDTGIRIWKHKKFLPSYTSLPSGNLTQYVVLGHKGMNTQKGTSYARPYTVRGYYYSKDGYIKGPETLPRNLLHYLIYLQRLNYTTYLDAVISLPAPAHFAHKCSNFVRKFEISRVAIENALFFVT
- the fdhF gene encoding formate dehydrogenase subunit alpha, whose protein sequence is MKVVCPYCGFGCKLIIDPQTLTVRPYKGEPNKGRICPKGLYAMEFALSKDRIKKPLKREKNTLKPITWGQAIDEISHKLLEIREFYGPDAVAFIASSKTSNEENYLLQKIARLFGTNNIDNCARLCHEASVHALKMTLGTGTQTNPYEDLEKFGVIVIWGYNPAETHPVVLDYIKNAKKKGARIIVIDVRETLTMRFADYKLIIKPGTDVVLANSIMHVIIKEELYNEDFIKKRTTGFSEIRMATMKYTPEYAERVTGIPASLIREVAREFALAGSGAIMWGMGVTQHVSGVENVLAIVDLALLLGYIGERGGLYPMRGQNNVQGAAYMGALSEFLPGYIPLDDEKFRKRVASLWGVNDLPTERGLYLTELWDAIERGDLMALYIVGENPAVSEANFARVRKALKKLDLLVVQDLFMTQTARYAHYLLPASSFCEKEGSYMNSERRIQWSEKVMEPLGDSKPDWEIFTMLGKALGLPGFNYSSVEEITEEYFRLFPELEERDIKELKESDGIFLPKKRLHTWEFAMPDGKARFVAVERIFPWENTNNDYPFALTTIRLVNNYNTGEIALRSPSLVKLMGEPKAVISENDARRLRIKAGDLIEIATRRGKIRIKAEIGKIREGVIAIPFHFKANKITNSALNKAGTPEFKFSAARIRKLKTERPTQDNYP